A genomic stretch from Malus domestica chromosome 15, GDT2T_hap1 includes:
- the LOC103456330 gene encoding polygalacturonase codes for MAPKIVVILVFLISLFESSSNYYAVGASYNVARYGARGDGRTDSTKAFLRAWSLACSSTARGGATLYVPRGSFLIKPVVFSGPCRSSRVVFQMDAAASLVAPTNYWELGNTGTWILFIRVTGLLVYGGTVDARANSYWQCRRSGKSCTAGSRSVALYWCNNAVVRGLRMMNSQIMHMAIDNCKNVAVRNVYIRAPSGSPNTDGIHIEASTGVTITASSIMTGDDCISIGEGAKNLWIERIACGPGHGISIGSLGASANEDGVQNVTVTNSVFTKTQNGVRIKTWARASNSFVTNISFRNLIMKNVGNPIMIDQKYCPSNQGCPRQNSGVKISRVTYTNIRGTSTAPIAMNFFCSPSNPCWGLKVRDIRLTYFKTAAKSYCANAGGSSSGVVIPRSCF; via the exons ATGGCGCCTAAGATTGTTGTTATTTTGGTGTTTTTGATATCCTTGTTTGAATCATCGTCAAATTACTATGCAGTGGGTGCATCGTATAATGTGGCTAGGTACGGTGCAAGAGGAGATGGGAGAACAGACTCAACCAAAGCATTTCTTAGGGCATGGTCATTGGCATGCTCGTCGACAGCTAGGGGCGGAGCCACCTTGTACGTTCCTCGAGGCAGTTTCTTGATAAAGCCGGTAGTGTTTAGTGGCCCATGCAGAAGCAGCAGAGTTGTGTTTCAGATGGATGCGGCGGCTAGTCTAGTTGCCCCAACTAATTATTGGGAACTTGGAAACACTGGAACTTGGATTTTGTTCATAAGGGTCACAGGGCTCCTTGTGTACGGAGGGACCGTTGATGCTAGGGCAAATTCATATTGGCAATGCAGGAGATCCGGCAAGAGTTGCACAGCAGGATCAAGG TCAGTGGCGTTGTATTGGTGTAATAATGCGGTGGTGCGCGGGTTAAGAATGATGAACAGCCAGATAATGCATATGGCAATCGACAACTGCAAGAATGTGGCAGTGAGAAACGTATATATAAGAGCCCCAAGTGGAAGCCCAAATACGGATGGCATCCACATAGAAGCTTCGACGGGGGTCACCATCACTGCCTCTTCTATTATGACTGGAGACGACTGCATATCAATCGGCGAAGGCGCCAAGAATTTGTGGATTGAACGCATTGCCTGTGGCCCTGGCCATGGAATAAG CATTGGGAGTCTTGGTGCATCTGCAAATGAAGATGGAGTTCAAAATGTGACGGTAACAAATTCGGTCTTCACTAAAACCCAAAACGGCGTGCGGATCAAAACATGGGCAAGAGCTAGCAATAGTTTTGTAACAAACATTTCTTTTCGGAACCTTATCATGAAAAACGTCGGCAACCCCATCATGATTGATCAAAAGTACTGCCCTAGTAATCAAGGCTGTCCTCGTCAG AATTCTGGTGTGAAGATTAGTAGAGTTACGTACACGAATATAAGGGGAACATCTACGGCGCCAATAGCCATGAATTTCTTTTGCAGCCCTAGTAATCCCTGCTGGGGGCTGAAAGTACGAGACATAAGGCTTACTTATTTCAAGACAGCAGCCAAGTCTTACTGTGCCAATGCAGGTGGGAGCAGTAGCGGAGTGGTCATACCAAGGAGTTGTTTCTGA
- the LOC103400302 gene encoding triosephosphate isomerase, cytosolic-like: MGKKFFVDGNWKCNGTFDEVKKIVNILNEGQVPSQDVVEVVVSPPYVFLPVVKSSLKPEFHVAAQNCWVKKGGAFTGEVSAEMLVNLEVPWVILGHSERRLILGESNEFVADKVAYALSQGLKVIACVGETLEQREAGTTVEVVAAQTKANFHFSVALKLLIVFS; the protein is encoded by the coding sequence ATGGGCAAGAAGTTCTTCGTCGATGGCAACTGGAAATGCAACGGAACCTTCGATGAGGTGAAGAAGATCGTGAACATACTCAATGAGGGACAAGTTCCATCGCAAGATGTTGTGGAGGTTGTGGTTAGCCCACCGTATGTGTTTCTTCCGGTGGTGAAGAGTTCATTGAAGCCCGAATTCCATGTCGCTGCACAGAACTGCTGGGTCAAGAAGGGTGGTGCCTTCACTGGTGAAGTTAGTGCTGAGATGCTAGTCAATCTCGAGGTTCCATGGGTCATTCTTGGTCATTCAGAAAGAAGACTGATTTTGGGTGAATCCAATGAGTTTGTTGCAGATAAGGTTGCATACGCACTTTCTCAAGGTTTGAAGGTGATAGCTTGTGTCGGTGAGACCCTTGAGCAGCGAGAAGCTGGCACAACTGTGGAGGTTGTTGCTGCACAAACCAAGGCCAATTTCCATTTCTCAGTTGCTCTGAAATTGTTGATTGTATTTTCCTAA